The Montipora foliosa isolate CH-2021 chromosome 10, ASM3666993v2, whole genome shotgun sequence genomic sequence CCCAACAGTGTTCTCAGGTCATTCATGTTGAGTTCAAATTTGATACTGAAAATTATGCAATAACCCTTGGTTGATTTCTAATGAAACCAACTAGTTGACCAGTACCTAGTAGGCTTTGTGCAGACGTCCCCAATTTCCTGCATAGAACGAAGAAAAGACGTGTTCTTGCGGTCTCAAAAAAGACAGGATCCAAAACGACAAAAACTTGTTGAGCATAGTGAGGGAAAAAAACTGAAGGATTAATGGAATCTGAAGGTCTTTTTAAACGGGTCGTAAACGGGAGGATCTGTGACTATGTGGAAGCGTATATTTTTGTAACGAGTCCTTTTTTAGGCTCATCAATGTCacgtttttaaataaagtttttcagttTCAGCCATCGTCACCAAAGAAGAGTTTGCATGTTATGTATATATAATCTGGATCCAGTTATTTTCTTTATCATGAAAACCTTTATGGCCAATGATACTACATATTAATAGTTGTCACTAAATTTCTGGTGCGGTATGAACAACTAAAGCACAACTACATTTTGGGCAAAATATGGCCGAAATACTGGGTGCGTCTCAATTTATTCGTCGATGGTAAAATTAGAAATGACAGCAGTAGACTGTTTGTTTACTTGGCTCACGCATTATGCGACATTTCAGAAGAGTTTGTCTCTGAAAAGACTCTTAGTTTTCACCCATATTTTGTGGTCAGGTAAATTTTTCAGTTGTAATTTTAAATACCTAttgaaaaatgctgtttttctttcaaaaaacagTGAATGAGCGCGGgaaattaattgtttatttGCCAAACCCATGGTGACTCTAAAATTAGACTCACGTAGGTTTCGTGCGTGACAACCGgaaattgctaaaaattgccACGTCGATAAAATCTACGTACTTCTTCAGGCAGCTGAAAGTTTGTCAAAACATGTAGAGCTTAATGTATTTTGTGGAGTAGACTTTATCGCCTTTGTTTGTCGTTTTCAGACTTGGTGAAGACGCTTTCTTTTTTATCAAATCGGTGTAATTAATCATGCGAGATAATCAACACCAGTTGAATACTACTTCCGGTTTGACTCTGAGCAGTTCGGAGAGCGAAAGCATTTTAGAAGCATTTGCTTTCCCTGTACGGTATTTATTCAAACTTTATGAAACTGCAGTGATGGAGAATGAAATACAAGAGATTACAGTTCTACCTTCAAAGGGTCGGGCAGCTTGGAGTCGAAGCGATATCGGAAGAAAGGTGGTCGTAAAGGAGCCCATAACATCAGAATTCGGTTTTCAAGAGTTACCGGTAAGCGAGAGAAGATcatctgagaaatttgaaaactcGTTGAAATTTGAAGTTATATCAAGACATGATCAATCAGTCGGGTAACAATGTGCGAGGTAAACGAATCAGTTAAATCGGTAATGGATCGGGTATTTCGTATTTCCACGTTATCAGGTCTAGTTACTTTTCCGTAAGAAAAGATCGGTGCCATTGCTTTTTCTATCGGAATCATTGGCTGGTCAGTGTAAAGGATAAATGAACGAGGAAGTCTTGTATTTCTGTGTCTTGGTGGCTTGTCATTGCCAGCAAAGGAAGGTAATGTACATTTTTCGTGGCTCGTCGTTCGTCAGTACTAGTGACTGGTGGATCAACTCTTTAATTGAGTGATGTGGCCGGTCCGAAAGCTTAgtgctttattattattattattattattattattattattattattattattattattattattattattattattattattattattattattattaccatctGTTTTTTCCATAATTATTTGTAATCTCCCACTCCTTTGCTACCCTGGCAGAAAGACACTGATATAAAATTCGAACTAGTTACAGAAGATGGCATAGTGCATCTGTCTCATCATTTTTCATTGTTACAGTATTGATTTTTGTTATTCACTTTATCTTTTTTGGCAGATTAACTTGCAGCTTAAAATATTTTCGTACTTGGATGCACGATCAGTCTGTACAGCAGCAATAGCATGCCGTTACTGGAGCATGCTTAGTGAGGATAAGATATTATGGATGAACTTAATGCAGCGTGACATGCATCAATGGAGCACCATGGGATACCAGTCATGTCCATCAACCTACATAGAGGCTAGGTCTGATTTAACATTGAAGCAAATGTGAGTGCCAATTCCTTACTCCCTATCATCCCTCCCTCACtccatttcttcttcttttttttctttcttccttctttAATACCATCCTTCCTCCTTGAATTCCCTTTCTTTGTCACTTTCTTCCTCCCTTCCTTTTGTCTTCCCTCCTTTCTTGCCTTGCTTTCTTGCTCCAACCCTCTTTCTCTAGTCTTCTCTTCTTGatttcttctttcctttctaTCCTCCTTCCTTCTTACTTTCCAACCTTCCTTCCTCTCTCCCTTCCACCCCTCTACTGTACACTCTTTCCTGGACAtttctaaacaacgaaacagggaAACGCTGAAACAGCGAAACAAAGCACCAAAGCACCAAGTATGACCCCACcgtacattgaatactaaccgacaaaggttggactTGAGATTGAATATCCTAAAACATTATCGTTCCttatctcagtcttaatctgaaacttaatcttaatctcaatgaattaggagaaATAACATctaagacctaattaggcctaaaatgatATTCCTTCTTCCTTCCTTAATTACTCACTGaaaaatgtccccattaacccttttatatttgatgtccaaaccggcctaaaccggccagacttagtattttactctgtctaacgccagggtattttactctgtctaacaccagacgattttactcgtcagtgggggaCCCCTGTGAGTCAGTGGATTAATTCTCCCCTCCTTCCCCCTTCCTCCTTGTCCTTTTTCCATCCTTTCTTCCTTCGTCTATTCCCACATTTcttgttcttttcctttctttctttctttctttcttacttCCTTCtatatttttctgtttaacaTTTGCCCTATCTTTCGTTCATTCCGTGGTGCTTTCATTAATGCCTCCTTTCCTTCATAATATTTCATGATTTCATAATCACCTTCACTTTTAGAGTTTACAGTAGCTTATTCATCCATTCAACCATAATACCATCTGTTATTTTGAAGCTCAATATTGAGAGAAAATAagacttttttgaaaaagagtgtacatgtattttgtactttgctttaaattttctcatACTGTAGATACTTGCAATGTTGTCCAGAGTGCAGGTCTTTGCGGAGAAGTAGAAAATCAAGCTTTAAGTCCATCGTCTTCTACAACTTGCAGAACTTGTCATCATTATTTAAGAGAAAATCACCGCGGGTGGTTATGTTTGGTCCTGGGTTGGAGTCAGACACTAGAGGCCTTGTCCGTCAACTTCTTCATGATCGAACATCTCCATTTGAAATGACTGGCATGTTTCCTGGAAAATTTGACGGTAAAAATTTATTGCATTGTATCTTTCAAATAGTATAATTATGCACTTTGACTGCATTGCCCAGTTTGGCCAGTTATTGGGCTCTACTGTTAAgaatatattatatttttaatagTAGAGCCCCTTAGCCAATTGACACCTTTATTGTCCTGAGACTGTGCATgaccattgacaagtaaaatcgtctggcgttagacacaaaatatatttagtcCCACTCCTAGGAGTTGAGACCCAGAGATGTGAAAAAAACTTCTCAAGCTTTAATCCTCTACTTCCTAAATAGGCCATTTACAGCTTTTACTCAGTGTAATGCCAAACAGTTTTGTCATCTATGGGGAACCTCCAAGGGGGACAAGGGTcaacaacatctaggtccaaTCAAAAACTACATTTATCATGTATGACTAGCGCTCCAtgagcaggcaagatgaaccaaatcctgtgctgtgattggttacttgagcgggcaagatggagctatcttgcctgtttgggatttcttgcttggtcccacaagatcaaagatcattttttggtatTTTATCCCATAATATCTGATTATAATAAATcttttattgaccaagcttattcggtcaagatggctggattaTGGGCCTCattctttttttgcatgtttatggacCTCAATGAACTagaccaatatccagccatcttgacctcacgcttggtcaataacccatatttatGGCCCCTTTATTGTTATCTTTGGAATTAACCACTTTCAAATATTGCCAAAGTAAAGACTACCAGTATCCCTCTTGCTTTGGTCAGTGTGAAAATTGTGCTCCCAATATTAGCCACTAACGTATTGTAAAATGTATTTGTTCATTTGGTTGCAGGCATGGGTTCTGGACTTTGCTTGAAGTTGGATGACGTGGAATTTAACCTTATAACACTTTATGCCTCAAACATGTAAGtgaaataaacgaaaaaatTAAGATAATCctctaagaaaaaaaattatggcaAATAAACAAAGCTGTTAGTACAAGTAAAATATTATGTGGCAGTAAATATCTATAAAGTTAATATATAAAATGCACATTTATTGTAAGTGGGAGACTGTACAAAATGGAGACAAATTATTTACATATAATTATGGCCAGTTCGAATGAGCCCTGTGAAgatcataataatattattatgtaCTTTATGTAATTCCCTTCTGAGTCCTTTGTTGAAGAATTAGTGCTGTCACTAGCTCTGCAGGCAGAGAAAACACAGGTTGATGCTTCTGTTACATGACTTGTAATCAACTTGAAGACAATCCCTCCTTCAAAATCCTAGCTCCACCCCTGCAATCTACCTGTGGTGGACAtcactgatgatgatgatgatgctgctGCCACCACCGCTGTCGTCATCGCCATACATGTATGCATGGGAATTAAAATGATTCTTGGAAACCGGCCAGGAAATCAATGCCACATTTTGATTTTATGGTTTCTGAGTCACTTCATAAGTTTTTAACAAGTTTTACAATAATGCTGAAGCATTAAAAGAATCAATCATTGTTGTCTTTTTAGGAAAGACAGAGAAGCCAATGCACGTCTTGGCCGACCAAGATTGAGCAAACTGCTTGTTGATGTTGACGATGCAAGTAATGATGATGGAATTGATAGTGACGAGTCTCAGCAAAGTGATAGGAGATTAAGACACTCAGTGAGGGAGCTTTGTAAGACCATAGATGGCTTTATATATGTGGTTGATTCTTCTGCTGATAGCCAAAGAGGTGAAgggttttaaaaaattgtatctttttttttagttggAAGTGAATCCATTTAAGATAATCCTATTTGAGGTACAAAGGAACTTCACTATTCCTATTCTTCTTAAGTGCAGAAACCTACACATTTTGGATGCTATTTATTCGCccaaggcgaagtgattattggtgaatattcaccaataatcactgagcctgaggtaaataattgttttagtataaagacacaggtgattatttcaaaaaagaaaaaaaaaaaacattccaatgcgaaatcatcttcacttacagtggcaaaacgactaccggcagccattttgtccgtcgaggtgattatcggctgataatccgagatagcaagCCATTGAGAGCACGCAATTTTGTaaaatcacctgtgtatttatactaaatagtTTTATTACTTAATTGAGCCTAGGAGACTGGCCCAGCTAGGACTAAGCACATGAAATTGTGGGCATGTTTGCAATGATATTATTCTCGAcagtgaaagaaagaaatgatgaGTTTTCAATAATGACACTGATGTACTTGGAAAAGATAAGAGTGCTCCAGAGAGGAGTCAAAAATATATGGCGACTTTCTGATTGCCACGAGATGTgacaaaattttaatgttaaacAACTATTTAAAGAATCATTTTAAACCAACCTTGTTACTGACGCACTATTGCTTTTACTCTTTGCAAATTACAGTGAATTTGGGTGACAGAGAACTTTCAGCCATGATGAATAAGAACTGGACACAAGTTAATGCTCCACTTCTTGTGCTTTCTACTGTATCACAACCAGACACACCAGCCTTGTCTTGTGCTACGGTTGTTGAGCTTCTGCAGCTGAGGCAATTTAACAGGCCATGGCAGGTAAACATTCTAACTCAACATTATGGGCCGTAGGAGCTGTCAGTGCATATATAATTACACTGTATGAAGCTGAGATGAATGTTGCCTGCCCTTTTCCTTCCATAGCCTGCTGTACTGGCTGCAAATTTCTATACATGTAGGTTATTGCCTTATATACCGTGACATTTATTCATGTAAGGACATTCATGTGCTTCTTGAGGAAACTATCTTGCATGCGAAATGGCATTTTTGGGAGGTCCAGGTCCTTAGGATGCTGCATTTTCATACAGATCCATTTTCGTCCTAGTCAGCCTGTTGatcaatgttgttttttttaaggatTTACTTTACTATCGCTTGTGACCTTCAATAATATCCACAGCCTAAACTCAAAGCTTGGtctttataatttatttttgttccACTGAATTACATGTAAGTTTGATTTCCTTCAGTTGAACTCTTAAAACTGACTGACAAGTAGCAGGTGTTTTATTTGATTTGTGGTCCCagatattaaaaagaaaatttcctcATCTGTTTTCAGGTCAATGCTGCTTGCGTTGAGTCGTTAGAGGGGATCCTTTCTGGTATTAAATGGTTGCTAAATTCATGCAGCATATGAAAGTACATTTGCATGAGAATTGTTGACCATGAAGATAGCAAGTCATGACTATTGGTTCAGGAGCAACAGAAGAGGAGTTGAAAGTTGATCTGCCATTATTACAGAAATTATTACATGTAGAATCTGAAGAGTACAAAATTGAGCCACGGTACCGACAAATTTCATGGAAACAATAGTTTTGTTACAAGTGtacaaattttatttaatttaaggacatagtaatttacatgtacacaaaaatacaaaattaaaaaacatggcattggctgtttttttttttggtcaggGACAAACTCGAGAAAGCATAAGAAGGCTATACATGATATATTAACCAGTCTGTATGctagaattaattttttttttatccaaaggcatTTTAGTTTgaatgtaagttttggatttcacggtccgctatTACTCACATACAAAACAGAGAATGGACATGAAAGGGTTGGATCTAGGTAAACGTAACGTCATTCACTCAAATTAGCTTAAAATCTTAgggtgtaaacgcagtttattatgtatgcagaATATGaggttaaaaatctgaaagccctaAACTCTCATGCTGCATATCAATTATTCAGTCGCGTACCAACGCATTGTGttgttaaactagtgagtctttgacataattttctcgtagatccagctctctcaagattttaaagttagtaatggtggaccattaaatagtttaaaaaaatttaaattaaggcttaaaatgTGGGTCACtcaagccgtgttcacactcaacgttgattatgatcaactgaagtatatatcaggctatcatactccattcaattttattcaattatggttctgttcacatctgtaaaaattcaaatacaatatgCAAGGTAACCTCGCAATGTGAGACAAAATGGTGCCTGTATTGCGTGGCTGCCAcaattatcatcaccatcatgtgcTTGAGACCAGAAGAGAAGCAAGGATAGCTTCCAagaatagaagaagacaaatccaaaccttcgctccataaaagcgattagaagtttcgtctgctcataccaccacgtgctcGCCATTCTGTTGAATTAggcactgtaattacttcaaacaacccctttgaggttgtttgaagtaattataatccagttataatcagggactgcaataattattagtttatgtgaacccatttcatatttaatttgattataattcgatcataatcaaggcctaatgtgaacacggctttagtgtttagttaacatagttttgaaatccaaaggaaaaaaaaattgatttttttgatcGTAGTATGGTCACTTTAACAAGAGATCTAAAAACAACTGTTGTACAGGTACTGCATAGGTGGGCGAGTTTAACACAGAAATTCAGCATTATTGACTGGACACTGTACAGTGATTAGAAAGCTCAATGTTTTGAGTGTTAGTACTTCATTGTTAGTGTTAATCCAATAATATTGTGGACACTCCTTTAGGATACTTTAGTCTTCACTATTGGAGCACCACTCTTTCTTaaaattttattgtcatttgtGGGATACATGTGATAAATcagttttgaattttttctgGTCAAATAAACCTGTTATCTAAtcagtcagtgtaaaatgcgGACTACAGATGAGGGGTCTACCCTAGTGAACCAATTAGGTCAGACTAAacattgttttaggcctaataaggCGTAAGATAAGCATTTGTAGGAACTCTGCTGTTGTGATCTATCATTTGTCTGTATTGCCTCTGTTCTGCACTCCACACTGACCAGTGGACTATACGATAAGGGTTCTACACCCAAAacgtctgtgatttttaaaaaactactgacactttttgatatttattttatatcactCTAGTACTTGTTTAAGAGATATATATGtagtgaaataataattatgtagtAAGCATTCTTCCCCACAGGGAGCTGttatttaaatatttatttttcatttcaagTATTTCATTAAAATACATCAAAGGAGTTAATGCAACTTGCATGTAGTGAAGCGAACATTgctctttaaccctttgacacccaaactggCGTGAACCAGCCagactctgtctaacgccagacaattttaattgtcagtggggaacccctgggagtcaatgggttaatcactcactgaaaaactgttAATATTCCCATTATtaaaccctttgacacccaaaccagcctgactttaataatattttactctgtctaacaccggacgattttactcgtcagtggggaacccctgggagtcgaTGGGTTAACAGAACAAAATCTGTTCCATACATACACCATTTGCATTATGTTGTAGCATGATATCAGACTTAAAGTGCACTCCAATCCCCCATCTTTCTCACTCATCCCAcaaaga encodes the following:
- the LOC137973972 gene encoding F-box only protein 4-like isoform X1; translation: MRDNQHQLNTTSGLTLSSSESESILEAFAFPVRYLFKLYETAVMENEIQEITVLPSKGRAAWSRSDIGRKVVVKEPITSEFGFQELPINLQLKIFSYLDARSVCTAAIACRYWSMLSEDKILWMNLMQRDMHQWSTMGYQSCPSTYIEARSDLTLKQIYLQCCPECRSLRRSRKSSFKSIVFYNLQNLSSLFKRKSPRVVMFGPGLESDTRGLVRQLLHDRTSPFEMTGMFPGKFDGMGSGLCLKLDDVEFNLITLYASNMKDREANARLGRPRLSKLLVDVDDASNDDGIDSDESQQSDRRLRHSVRELCKTIDGFIYVVDSSADSQRVNLGDRELSAMMNKNWTQVNAPLLVLSTVSQPDTPALSCATVVELLQLRQFNRPWQVNAACVESLEGILSGIKWLLNSCSI
- the LOC137973972 gene encoding F-box only protein 4-like isoform X2, which encodes MNEEVLYFCVLVACHCQQRKINLQLKIFSYLDARSVCTAAIACRYWSMLSEDKILWMNLMQRDMHQWSTMGYQSCPSTYIEARSDLTLKQIYLQCCPECRSLRRSRKSSFKSIVFYNLQNLSSLFKRKSPRVVMFGPGLESDTRGLVRQLLHDRTSPFEMTGMFPGKFDGMGSGLCLKLDDVEFNLITLYASNMKDREANARLGRPRLSKLLVDVDDASNDDGIDSDESQQSDRRLRHSVRELCKTIDGFIYVVDSSADSQRVNLGDRELSAMMNKNWTQVNAPLLVLSTVSQPDTPALSCATVVELLQLRQFNRPWQVNAACVESLEGILSGIKWLLNSCSI